One region of Etheostoma cragini isolate CJK2018 chromosome 16, CSU_Ecrag_1.0, whole genome shotgun sequence genomic DNA includes:
- the LOC117958938 gene encoding fukutin-like encodes MCAPQVEDSLELSFLSEDIKLDVFFFYEDSNVVWNGGTQAKSGRKFKYVFPPFSLCWAELLELRVRVPCETLDYVTANYGAAWSVPVTIWDWKTSPSNVQENGVWPLAEWAELIQVY; translated from the exons ATGTGTGCCCCCCAGGTGGAGGACAGTCTGGAGCTCTCCTTCCTGAGTGAAGACATCAAACTGgacgtcttcttcttctacgAGGACAGCAACGTTGTGTGGAACGGAGGGACGCAGGCCAAGAGCGGCAGGAAGTTCAA GTACGTGTTCCCGCCCTTCTCTCTGTGCTGGGCGGAGCTTCTGGAGCTGAGGGTTCGAGTCCCGTGTGAGACGCTCGACTACGTGACGGCCAACTACGGCGCCGCCTGGAGCGTCCCCGTGACGATCTGGGACTGGAAGACGTCGCCTAGCAACGTGCAGGAAAACGGGGTGTGGCCTCTGGCAGAGTGGGCGGAGCTTATCCAAGTCTACTAA